A single region of the Sorghum bicolor cultivar BTx623 chromosome 7, Sorghum_bicolor_NCBIv3, whole genome shotgun sequence genome encodes:
- the LOC8075661 gene encoding transcription factor TEOSINTE BRANCHED 1: MPSTAMSWDGYGGQIFPADMSSFHHQDTLEAVFRQPETTAPLQAPAAAGEMELLLRNGSPVPVVDAGVHAAAAPRKRPFRTDRHSKIRTAQGVRDRRMRLSVGVAREFFALQDRLGFDKASKTVNWLLTQSKPAIDRLVDAAEPAVALVSGGPPTVVKGRGEGNSSSTCCLTVDSREEATEKARSRGGGGGGTGGPDGPPALMEEHGRGELGWIMTEATAAAAAATAQPQQMDGLEYYYQYCLQLEEMMRCNGGMPR; the protein is encoded by the coding sequence ATGCCGTCGACCGCGATGTCTTGGGACGGGTACGGCGGGCAGATCTTCCCCGCCGACATGTCGTCGTTCCACCACCAGGACACCCTGGAGGCCGTGTTCCGGCAGCCTGAGACGACGGCGCCCCTGCAGGCGCCGGCAGCAGCGGGGGAGATGGAGCTGCTGCTGAGGAACGGGTCGCCCGTACCGGTGGTGGATGCCGGCGTCCATGCCGCGGCCGCACCGCGGAAGCGGCCGTTCAGGACGGATCGGCACAGCAAGATCCGCACGGCGCAGGGCGTGCGCGACCGCCGGATGCGGCTGTCGGTCGGGGTCGCGCGAGAGTTCTTCGCGCTGCAGGACCGGCTTGGGTTCGACAAGGCCAGCAAGACGGTGAACTGGCTCCTCACCCAGTCCAAGCCGGCCATCGACCGCCTCGtcgacgccgccgagccggCGGTGGCTCTAGTCTCAGGAGGACCACCGACGGTGGTGAaggggagaggggaggggaacTCCTCAAGCACTTGCTGTTTGACGGTGGACTCGAGGGAGGAGGCGACGGAGAAGGCAAGAagcagaggcggcggcggcggcggtaccGGTGGTCCTGATGGGCCACCGGCGCTCATGGAAGAACACGGCCGCGGTGAGCTGGGCTGGATCATGACGGAGGCcacagcggcagcggcggcagcaACGGCGCAGCCGCAGCAGATGGACGGGCTGGAGTACTACTACCAGTATTGCCTGCagctcgaggagatgatgaGATGCAACGGAGGAATGCCAAGGTGA